The genomic interval ACACGCAGGACAGCCCGCCCCCTCGTCAGTCCTCGCCGACATAGGGAAGCTCTTATCTCTGTATTCGACGGAGAAACCGGACACCTCGGATCGAGGACAACGTGTCGCTTTCGGCACCTCAGGCCATCGAGGTTCCTCCCTGAAACGCAGCTTCAATGAGAGTCATATCGTCGCCATTACGCAAGCCGTCTGCGAATACCGAACGACCCAGCACACGACCGGTCCACTGTATTTAGGCAAGGATACGCACGCACTATCTGATCCAGCCTTTGTGACCGCTCTGGAAGTCCTCGCAGCGAATGGTGCCGAGGTCATGATCGATCAGAACGACGGATACACACCGACCCCGGTCATCTCCCATGCGATCCTCACCTACAATCGTGGCCGAACCTCAGGCCTGGCCGATGGCATCGTCATAACCCCCTCACACAATCCACCCGAAGACGGCGGTATCAAATACAACCCACCTCATGGAGGGCCGGCTGATACCCAGGTCACGAAGTGGATTGAAGAGAGGGCGAACACTCTTTTGACGAACAACCTCCACGGATGTAACCGGCTTCCAATCAGGCAAGCCACGCAGGCCTCGACAACCCATCGGCATGCCTACATTGACGCCTACGTGAATGACCTGGCGACAATCATCGAGATGGACATCCTCAAGACTGCTGGACTGAAGCTTGGCATCGATCCACTAGGCGGATCCGGTGTGGGCTACTGGCAGCCGATTGCCGAGCGATATGGATTGACTCTCGAGATCGTCAATCCATCGGTCGACCCGACCTTTCGCTTTATGCCACTGGATTGGGACGGCAAGATCCGAATGGACTGTTCATCCCCCTATGCCATGGCAAACCTCATCGCACTCAAAGATCGCTTTCATGT from Nitrospira sp. carries:
- a CDS encoding alpha-D-glucose phosphate-specific phosphoglucomutase, with protein sequence MSLHSHAGQPAPSSVLADIGKLLSLYSTEKPDTSDRGQRVAFGTSGHRGSSLKRSFNESHIVAITQAVCEYRTTQHTTGPLYLGKDTHALSDPAFVTALEVLAANGAEVMIDQNDGYTPTPVISHAILTYNRGRTSGLADGIVITPSHNPPEDGGIKYNPPHGGPADTQVTKWIEERANTLLTNNLHGCNRLPIRQATQASTTHRHAYIDAYVNDLATIIEMDILKTAGLKLGIDPLGGSGVGYWQPIAERYGLTLEIVNPSVDPTFRFMPLDWDGKIRMDCSSPYAMANLIALKDRFHVAFGNDADNDRHGIVTRSGLMNPNHYLAVSIAYLFANRSGWNPTAGIGKTLVSSSLIDRVATKLNRKLVEVPVGFKWFVSGLLDGSLGFGGEESAGASFVRRDGTVWSTDKDGIIMNLLAAEMMAKTGRDPSELYRDLTKELGEPVYERIDAPATPEQKLILSKLSPDQVKAKELAGDRIIAMLTKASGNGAAIGGLKVVTENGWFAARPSGTEDVYKLYAESFKGKEHLKKIQEEARAIVSSALASAP